A part of Melittangium boletus DSM 14713 genomic DNA contains:
- a CDS encoding tetratricopeptide repeat protein translates to MTLRFLCCFLLFAPLATWAAPVRGIDSYARGDYEKAISSLRQEVENAALSDKDRARARTYLAASLYARGLMDEAREQLEELARRHPEQRVDSARFPPDFVALADLAQKTVETERLREQARAEEAEQRRLLAEQAQARDAERQRLLAEERARPAQASPSSSSAKAPSSFRFRPELVGFSDIGGVLVSGAEAGRPSLGLGAGVTLGVGGWEVGARFLPAPESRWGLSVEAGYAFGRGSLQPRVALRGTGVRGVGVGGGAVVGLRLTPVSRFTLLADVGAERFRIPEGAPYRALVVTASVGVGFNLF, encoded by the coding sequence ATGACCTTGCGTTTCCTCTGCTGCTTCCTCCTGTTCGCGCCACTCGCCACCTGGGCGGCGCCCGTGCGGGGGATCGACTCCTACGCGCGCGGTGACTACGAGAAGGCGATCTCCTCCTTGCGCCAGGAGGTGGAGAACGCCGCGCTCTCCGACAAGGATCGCGCCCGTGCTCGCACCTACCTGGCCGCCTCGCTGTACGCGCGCGGTTTGATGGACGAGGCGCGCGAGCAGCTCGAGGAGCTCGCGCGCCGCCATCCCGAGCAGCGGGTGGACTCCGCGCGCTTTCCACCGGACTTCGTGGCGCTGGCGGACCTGGCGCAGAAGACGGTGGAGACCGAGCGGCTGCGGGAACAAGCCCGCGCGGAGGAGGCCGAACAGCGACGGCTGCTCGCGGAGCAGGCCCAGGCGCGGGACGCCGAGCGGCAGCGGTTGCTCGCGGAGGAGCGGGCGCGGCCGGCCCAGGCGTCTCCTTCGTCCTCGTCCGCCAAGGCCCCTTCATCCTTCCGGTTTCGCCCGGAACTGGTGGGCTTCAGCGACATCGGCGGGGTGTTGGTGTCTGGCGCCGAGGCGGGAAGGCCTTCCCTGGGATTGGGCGCGGGCGTCACCCTGGGCGTGGGGGGATGGGAAGTGGGCGCGCGGTTCCTGCCCGCTCCCGAGTCCCGCTGGGGGTTGAGCGTGGAGGCGGGGTACGCCTTCGGCCGCGGGAGCCTCCAGCCGCGCGTGGCCCTGCGGGGCACGGGCGTGCGGGGCGTGGGCGTGGGGGGCGGCGCTGTGGTGGGTTTGCGGCTCACGCCCGTGAGTCGCTTCACCCTGTTGGCGGATGTCGGGGCCGAGCGCTTCCGGATTCCCGAGGGGGCCCCCTACCGGGCGCTCGTGGTGACGGCTTCGGTGGGCGTGGGCTTCAACCTGTTCTAG
- a CDS encoding GNAT family N-acetyltransferase translates to MLTWTWKTFPELTLDELYRLLALRQEVFVVEQRSVYQDVDGYDPGAHHLLGIGDTPDGPRLAAYLRVLPPGLKYPEASLGRVVTAPHARSHGYGRALVGKGLDFLAAHHAGAPIRIGAQNYLRRFYEGFGFRAVGDVYDEDGIPHIDMVR, encoded by the coding sequence ATGCTGACCTGGACGTGGAAGACGTTTCCGGAGCTGACGCTCGACGAGCTCTACCGCCTGCTGGCGCTGCGCCAGGAGGTGTTCGTGGTGGAGCAGCGTTCCGTCTACCAGGACGTGGACGGGTACGACCCCGGCGCCCACCACCTGCTGGGCATCGGGGACACGCCGGACGGGCCCCGGCTCGCGGCCTACCTGCGCGTCCTGCCGCCCGGGTTGAAGTACCCCGAGGCGAGCCTGGGCCGGGTCGTCACCGCGCCCCACGCGCGAAGCCATGGGTACGGACGGGCGCTCGTGGGCAAGGGGCTCGACTTCCTCGCGGCCCACCATGCCGGAGCCCCCATCCGCATCGGCGCCCAGAACTACCTGCGGCGCTTCTACGAGGGCTTTGGCTTTCGCGCCGTGGGGGACGTGTACGACGAGGACGGCATCCCCCACATCGACATGGTGCGCTGA
- a CDS encoding ABC transporter permease, translating to MRLPRSLGGRIGLTVTGALVLAALLAPVLSPTTPEAIDLAAELSPPGPGHPLGAGENGIDLLTHVLHGARLSLAVAFFTVALSAAVGTVLGGLAGYVGGLVDEALMRLTDVLLAFPGLLLALFLTAVLGPSLPHVVLALSATGWTGYARLARAQVLTLREREYVQAARALGASNTRILWHHLLPNAAGPLVVQATSALPGTLLAESSLSFLGLGAPPGTPSWGALVDQGTQYLLVAPHVALFPGMALALAVLGFHLLGDAVRDALDPQHPKHR from the coding sequence GTGAGGCTCCCGCGCTCGCTCGGAGGACGAATCGGCCTCACCGTGACGGGAGCGCTCGTGCTCGCCGCGCTGCTCGCCCCCGTGCTCAGCCCCACCACCCCCGAGGCCATCGATCTCGCCGCGGAGCTCTCGCCCCCCGGCCCCGGCCATCCCCTGGGCGCGGGAGAGAACGGCATCGACCTGCTCACGCACGTGCTGCATGGCGCCCGGCTGTCACTCGCCGTGGCCTTCTTCACCGTGGCGCTCTCGGCGGCGGTGGGCACGGTGCTCGGCGGTCTCGCGGGCTATGTGGGCGGGCTCGTGGACGAAGCGCTCATGCGCCTCACCGACGTGCTGCTCGCCTTCCCGGGCCTGCTGCTCGCGCTCTTCCTCACCGCGGTGCTGGGCCCCTCGCTGCCGCACGTGGTCCTCGCGCTGAGCGCCACGGGGTGGACGGGCTACGCGCGGCTGGCCCGGGCCCAGGTGCTCACCTTGCGCGAGCGCGAATACGTCCAGGCCGCCCGGGCCCTGGGGGCGAGCAACACGCGCATCCTCTGGCACCACCTGTTGCCCAACGCCGCCGGGCCCCTCGTCGTCCAGGCCACGTCCGCCCTGCCCGGCACCCTCCTGGCCGAGTCCTCCCTCAGCTTCCTCGGCCTCGGCGCGCCGCCGGGCACCCCCTCCTGGGGCGCGCTCGTGGACCAGGGCACGCAGTACCTGCTCGTCGCGCCCCATGTCGCGCTCTTCCCCGGCATGGCCCTGGCGCTCGCGGTGCTCGGCTTCCACCTGCTCGGCGATGCCGTGCGCGACGCACTGGACCCCCAGCACCCGAAGCACCGATAA
- a CDS encoding ABC transporter permease: protein MIRRLVSTLVSAVGALLLVSLFLHLVPGDPIDVMLGEQATQVDREAMRRAVGLDEPVPLQLWHFTRDLFTGELRTSLPPFQKKVLPTIGAALPFTGMLALAALGVAVSLALPLGAAAAARRGTWVDALAMSGAVAGVALPRFWLGPVLILLLSLKLDWLPVSGAGSWRHLVLPALTLGTALAAFLARMTRASLLEVLREDYITVARAQGLSTWRVLWRHALRNALLPLLTVLGLEFGALLGGAIVTEKVFAWPGMGTLLLGAIERRDYNTVRATVLVFTGCYLLVHALTDAAYALADPRVRRRT, encoded by the coding sequence ATGATCCGGCGGCTCGTCTCCACCCTCGTCTCGGCCGTGGGCGCGCTGCTGCTCGTCTCGCTCTTCCTGCACCTCGTCCCGGGAGACCCCATCGACGTGATGCTCGGCGAGCAGGCCACCCAGGTGGACCGGGAGGCGATGCGCCGCGCGGTGGGCCTGGACGAGCCCGTGCCGCTCCAGCTCTGGCACTTCACGCGGGATCTCTTCACCGGCGAGCTGCGCACGTCCCTGCCGCCCTTCCAGAAGAAGGTGCTGCCCACCATCGGCGCGGCGCTGCCCTTCACGGGGATGCTGGCGCTCGCGGCCCTGGGGGTGGCGGTGAGCCTCGCCCTCCCGCTCGGCGCGGCCGCGGCGGCGCGCCGGGGCACGTGGGTGGATGCCCTGGCCATGAGTGGAGCGGTGGCCGGCGTGGCGCTCCCGCGCTTCTGGCTGGGTCCGGTGCTCATCCTCCTGCTGTCCTTGAAGCTCGACTGGCTGCCCGTGTCCGGCGCGGGCTCCTGGCGCCACCTGGTGCTGCCCGCGCTCACCCTGGGCACCGCGCTCGCCGCGTTCCTCGCGCGCATGACCCGCGCCTCCCTGCTGGAAGTCCTTCGCGAGGACTACATCACCGTCGCCCGGGCCCAGGGGCTGAGCACCTGGCGCGTGCTGTGGCGCCATGCCCTGCGCAACGCCCTCCTGCCCCTGCTCACCGTGCTGGGGCTCGAGTTCGGCGCCCTGCTCGGCGGCGCCATCGTCACCGAGAAGGTGTTCGCCTGGCCCGGCATGGGCACCCTGCTGCTCGGCGCCATCGAGCGGCGCGACTACAACACCGTGCGCGCCACCGTGCTCGTCTTCACGGGCTGCTACCTGCTCGTCCACGCGCTCACCGACGCGGCCTACGCGCTCGCCGACCCCCGCGTGCGGAGGCGCACGTGA
- a CDS encoding ABC transporter substrate-binding protein: protein MPSPLRSAFLALLVALVPGCRAEPPPEGITVLIEAPPDSLDSRVALTALGQRIAQLITPGLVTFDDTGAPVPDLAESFRELSPTLVEFTLRPGLTFHDGGALTAEDVKATYDSVRDAALASPRADRYAAIARVEAVDARTVRFHLREPYAPLIVELSLGILPARRAPAAFKEAQGTAPVGAGPFRFESQPDEEHLTLVSFAGSARGAPAIPRLHFRVVRDETTRVLELLKGRADLVLNAISPATLPALKREPSLRVLTRPGTGLAYLGFNLRTGPLADARVRRALCHLVDVGPLVTYKLRGLAQPAQGLLPRTNWAWAPVPGCPHDPGEAARLLDAAGYPDPDGPGGEPRLTLQLKTSTDRLRRSIALVLREQLSLGGVAVEVRSLEFGTFFNDVRRGNFELYTLKWASIVEPDLMRGAYHSGNVPSEANHFGGLNRGALRDTALDALLDEASRVSTPERRLLYTRAQERLDALVPIVPLWHEDSVAVVSQRLQDFEPSPLGLFTPLARARLVAP, encoded by the coding sequence ATGCCCTCGCCACTCCGCTCCGCCTTCCTGGCGCTCCTCGTGGCGCTCGTGCCCGGCTGCCGCGCCGAGCCCCCCCCCGAGGGCATCACCGTGCTCATCGAGGCGCCGCCGGACAGCCTCGACAGCCGGGTGGCCCTCACCGCCCTGGGCCAGCGCATCGCCCAGCTCATCACCCCGGGCCTCGTCACCTTCGATGACACCGGCGCGCCCGTGCCCGACCTCGCCGAGTCGTTTCGCGAGCTGTCCCCCACGCTCGTGGAATTCACCCTGCGCCCGGGGCTCACCTTCCACGACGGCGGCGCGCTCACCGCCGAGGACGTGAAGGCCACCTACGACAGCGTGCGCGACGCGGCCCTCGCGAGCCCCCGGGCGGACCGGTACGCGGCCATCGCGCGCGTCGAGGCGGTGGACGCGCGCACCGTGCGCTTCCACCTGCGCGAGCCCTACGCGCCCCTCATCGTCGAGCTGTCCCTGGGCATCCTCCCCGCGCGGCGCGCCCCGGCCGCCTTCAAGGAGGCCCAAGGCACGGCGCCCGTGGGCGCGGGCCCCTTCCGCTTCGAGTCCCAGCCGGACGAGGAGCACCTGACGCTGGTGTCCTTCGCGGGCTCCGCGCGCGGGGCGCCCGCCATTCCCAGGCTGCACTTCCGCGTGGTGCGCGACGAGACAACCCGCGTGCTGGAATTGCTCAAGGGGCGGGCGGATCTGGTGCTCAACGCCATCTCCCCCGCCACGCTGCCCGCCTTGAAGCGCGAGCCCTCCCTGCGCGTGCTCACCCGGCCGGGCACGGGCCTCGCCTACCTGGGCTTCAACCTGCGCACGGGCCCGCTCGCCGACGCGCGCGTGCGCCGCGCCCTCTGCCACCTCGTGGACGTGGGGCCGCTCGTCACCTACAAGCTGCGCGGCCTCGCCCAGCCCGCCCAGGGACTCCTGCCCCGCACGAACTGGGCCTGGGCGCCCGTGCCCGGCTGCCCTCATGACCCCGGGGAAGCGGCGAGGCTGCTGGACGCCGCGGGCTACCCGGATCCCGATGGGCCCGGCGGCGAGCCCCGGCTCACGCTCCAGCTCAAGACGAGCACGGATCGGCTGCGCCGCTCCATCGCGCTCGTGCTGCGCGAGCAACTGTCGCTCGGAGGCGTGGCCGTGGAGGTGCGCTCGCTCGAGTTCGGCACCTTCTTCAACGACGTGCGCCGGGGCAACTTCGAGCTCTACACCCTCAAGTGGGCCTCCATCGTCGAGCCGGACCTGATGCGCGGCGCGTACCACTCGGGCAACGTGCCCTCGGAAGCGAACCACTTCGGCGGCCTCAACCGGGGAGCGCTCCGGGACACGGCGCTCGACGCCCTGCTCGACGAAGCCAGCCGCGTATCCACCCCCGAGCGCCGTCTCCTCTATACCCGGGCCCAGGAGCGGCTGGACGCGCTCGTCCCCATCGTCCCCCTGTGGCATGAGGACTCCGTGGCCGTCGTCTCCCAACGGCTCCAGGACTTCGAGCCGAGCCCCCTGGGTCTCTTCACCCCGCTCGCGCGCGCGAGGCTCGTGGCGCCATGA
- a CDS encoding HEAT repeat domain-containing protein yields the protein MNPHHPLEDPRSTEALIALSLQGEEDDDEAWDAIRVLHDRGTREVLDAAARLMGSSDTKARSRGADILGQLGMDEDAFHEERLRLLVALVRQEREPCVLDSAVSALGFLDDARVVPDLVKLKAHPSEEVRRSVARSMPPAATSEGIAALIELSADANRDVRNWATFSLGSVCEADTPEVREALLRRVSETDLEIQGEALLGLAARKAPQVLEPLLAALAARTVSVLAVEAALELLDPRVYPALITLRDREGQADRYFRGVLDDTIRAYETSFAD from the coding sequence ATGAATCCACATCATCCACTCGAGGATCCCCGCAGCACCGAGGCGCTCATCGCCCTCTCCCTCCAGGGTGAGGAGGACGATGATGAGGCCTGGGATGCCATCCGGGTGTTGCACGATCGGGGAACCCGGGAAGTGCTCGACGCGGCCGCGCGCCTGATGGGCTCTTCGGACACCAAGGCGCGCTCACGGGGCGCGGACATCCTCGGACAGCTGGGGATGGACGAGGATGCCTTCCATGAGGAGCGGCTGCGGCTGTTGGTGGCGCTGGTGCGCCAGGAGCGGGAGCCCTGCGTGCTGGACTCCGCGGTGTCGGCGCTCGGCTTCCTGGATGACGCGCGCGTGGTGCCCGACCTCGTGAAGCTCAAGGCCCACCCGAGCGAGGAGGTGCGGCGCTCGGTGGCGCGCTCGATGCCGCCCGCGGCCACCTCCGAGGGCATCGCCGCGCTCATCGAGCTGTCGGCGGACGCGAACCGGGACGTGCGCAACTGGGCCACCTTCAGTCTGGGCTCCGTCTGCGAGGCCGACACGCCGGAGGTGCGCGAGGCCCTGTTGCGCCGCGTGTCGGAGACCGACCTGGAGATCCAGGGCGAGGCCTTGCTGGGGCTCGCGGCGCGCAAGGCGCCCCAGGTGCTGGAGCCGCTGCTCGCGGCACTGGCGGCCCGGACGGTGAGCGTGCTCGCGGTGGAGGCGGCGTTGGAACTCCTGGATCCTCGCGTGTATCCGGCATTGATCACCCTGCGTGACCGGGAAGGCCAGGCGGACCGGTACTTCCGTGGGGTTCTCGACGACACGATTCGCGCCTACGAGACGTCCTTCGCGGATTGA
- a CDS encoding SDR family oxidoreductase: MEKMTGVALVTGGNRGIGFEVCRQLGQRGMRVLLSARDIAEGARATAALRDEGLEVTFEPLDVTSQESIARLADRLGRQELRLAALVNNAGVSLDGFDADVAERTLAVNFFGALHVTERLLPLMAEHGRIVMVSSGLGVLEGLAPPLRQRIDPPSSKEDVSAFLRAFIADVRDGQHEPRGWPGSAYRVSKLGLNALTRLLADELRPRHLLVNAVTPGWVKTRMGGERASRGVEEGADTLVWAATLPPGGPTGRFFRDRHAIAW, encoded by the coding sequence ATGGAGAAGATGACGGGAGTGGCGCTCGTGACGGGGGGCAACCGGGGGATTGGCTTCGAGGTCTGCCGGCAGCTCGGCCAGCGGGGCATGCGGGTGTTGCTCTCGGCCCGGGACATCGCCGAGGGGGCCCGGGCCACCGCCGCGCTGCGCGATGAGGGGCTCGAGGTGACCTTCGAGCCCCTGGACGTCACCTCCCAGGAGAGCATCGCCCGGCTCGCGGATCGGCTCGGGCGTCAGGAACTGCGGCTCGCGGCGCTCGTGAACAACGCGGGCGTCTCCCTGGACGGCTTCGACGCGGACGTGGCCGAGCGCACCCTGGCGGTGAACTTCTTCGGCGCGCTGCACGTCACCGAGCGGCTGTTGCCGTTGATGGCGGAGCATGGCCGCATCGTCATGGTGTCCAGCGGACTGGGCGTGCTCGAGGGACTGGCGCCGCCCCTGCGCCAGCGCATCGATCCGCCCTCCTCGAAGGAGGACGTGAGCGCGTTCCTGCGCGCCTTCATCGCGGACGTGCGCGACGGCCAGCACGAGCCGCGGGGCTGGCCCGGTTCGGCCTACCGCGTCTCGAAGTTGGGCCTCAACGCATTGACCCGGTTGTTGGCCGATGAACTCCGGCCGCGCCACCTGCTCGTCAACGCCGTGACCCCGGGCTGGGTGAAGACGCGCATGGGCGGCGAGCGGGCCTCGCGAGGGGTGGAGGAGGGCGCGGACACCCTGGTCTGGGCGGCGACCCTTCCTCCTGGAGGGCCCACGGGGCGCTTCTTCCGGGACCGCCACGCCATCGCCTGGTAG
- the dacB gene encoding D-alanyl-D-alanine carboxypeptidase/D-alanyl-D-alanine endopeptidase, protein MQVPRARTFLAVTVALFVAQPRVGAAADDKKRAEREALKASLMEVLRREPLNASRVAVHMMSLDDGSVVFSHNADELLNPASNVKLVTSAAALTTLGSEYRFETEFLVESESDGIKAKTLYVRGKGDPFVTTERLFVMTGDLFHTGLREVQDIIVDDAWFDAERTPSGFDQEDTDRAYMAPTGALSLNWNAVGVYLRSGDQPGAKGVVELEPPSDYFVVESTLTTGDKRARRFSVASDAAGAQQKILVRGQVPHGGGAMSVWKKIDNPPMYFGQTLKQMLTARGIKVKGKVKPGVTPPRAKLVFVAQSDTLDIVLKKLNKMSSNFIAEMLLKTMGAEARGAPGSFAKGLDVVEDFLAREVGIPRGTYVMKNGSGLNDTNRFSATQFDKLLRYMYERFPLAPEYLSSLGIAGKDGTLRYRFDGTEAVGRLRAKTGTLENVSALSGYVQAAGGEKFIFSMMVNDYPGRSGPVVRGLDALGTAVASVGSHIGPGQAVAELASEEKPNSPMAEVSSRVKTYLALTSQRDPRNIGFLRTAWRSEKDPAVRAVVAEGLYQSNPQDYLGVRTLLDSYSAGSEVYGRLRGVARELSVEVPGLGSLVELAASGNAEALSRVVELAGASSGDALAENEMTEGLGAVARTAPEELVLALRTATDRDRDATTQLLSRGFVQAAESEHPFWKSLRKSMGASDPKLADFARSLEGTLSRQVAEAKAPKPTTSLAQPLAPTVVAPGASKPTTAESRPGG, encoded by the coding sequence GTGCAGGTCCCCCGAGCCAGAACATTCTTGGCCGTGACGGTTGCCCTTTTCGTCGCACAGCCGCGCGTGGGTGCGGCGGCGGATGACAAGAAGCGCGCCGAGCGCGAGGCCCTCAAGGCGTCCTTGATGGAGGTGTTGCGGCGCGAACCGCTCAATGCCAGCCGTGTCGCCGTCCACATGATGAGCCTGGATGACGGCTCGGTGGTGTTCAGCCACAACGCGGACGAATTGCTCAACCCCGCCTCCAACGTGAAGCTCGTCACGAGCGCGGCGGCGCTCACCACGCTCGGGTCCGAGTACCGCTTCGAGACGGAATTCCTCGTCGAGTCCGAGTCCGATGGCATCAAGGCCAAGACGCTCTACGTGCGGGGCAAGGGGGATCCGTTCGTCACCACCGAGCGCCTGTTCGTCATGACGGGGGACCTGTTCCACACGGGCCTGCGCGAGGTGCAGGACATCATCGTGGACGACGCGTGGTTCGACGCCGAGCGCACGCCCTCGGGCTTCGACCAGGAGGACACGGATCGCGCCTACATGGCGCCCACGGGGGCGTTGAGCCTCAACTGGAACGCGGTGGGCGTGTACCTGCGTTCCGGGGATCAGCCGGGCGCCAAGGGCGTGGTGGAGTTGGAGCCGCCGAGCGACTACTTCGTGGTGGAGAGCACGCTCACCACGGGGGACAAGCGGGCGCGGCGCTTCTCGGTGGCCTCGGACGCGGCGGGCGCGCAGCAGAAGATCTTGGTGCGCGGCCAGGTGCCCCACGGCGGTGGCGCCATGAGCGTGTGGAAGAAGATCGACAACCCGCCCATGTACTTCGGCCAGACGCTCAAGCAGATGCTGACCGCGCGCGGCATCAAGGTGAAGGGCAAGGTGAAGCCGGGCGTCACTCCGCCCCGGGCGAAGCTCGTGTTCGTGGCGCAATCGGACACCCTCGACATCGTCCTCAAGAAGCTCAACAAGATGTCGAGCAACTTCATCGCCGAGATGCTCCTCAAGACGATGGGCGCCGAGGCGCGGGGGGCTCCGGGCTCCTTCGCCAAGGGCCTGGACGTGGTGGAGGACTTCCTCGCGCGCGAGGTGGGCATCCCCCGCGGCACCTACGTGATGAAGAACGGCAGCGGGCTCAACGACACCAACCGCTTCTCCGCCACTCAGTTCGACAAGCTCCTGCGCTACATGTACGAGCGCTTCCCGCTCGCGCCCGAGTACCTGTCCTCGCTGGGCATCGCGGGCAAGGACGGCACGCTCCGCTACCGCTTCGACGGCACCGAGGCCGTGGGCCGGCTGCGCGCCAAGACGGGCACGCTGGAGAACGTGTCGGCCCTGAGCGGCTACGTGCAGGCGGCCGGTGGTGAGAAGTTCATCTTCTCCATGATGGTGAACGACTACCCGGGCCGCTCGGGACCGGTGGTGCGGGGACTGGACGCGCTGGGCACGGCGGTGGCCTCGGTGGGCTCGCACATCGGGCCGGGCCAGGCCGTGGCGGAACTGGCGAGCGAGGAGAAGCCGAACAGCCCCATGGCCGAGGTGAGCAGCCGGGTGAAGACGTACCTGGCGCTCACCAGCCAGCGGGATCCGCGCAACATCGGCTTCCTGCGCACGGCGTGGCGCAGCGAGAAGGATCCCGCGGTGCGCGCGGTGGTGGCCGAGGGCCTCTACCAGAGCAACCCCCAGGACTACCTCGGGGTGCGCACGCTCCTGGACAGCTACTCGGCGGGCTCGGAGGTGTACGGTCGGCTGCGGGGCGTGGCGCGGGAGCTGTCCGTGGAGGTGCCGGGCCTGGGCAGCCTCGTGGAGCTGGCGGCCAGTGGCAACGCCGAGGCGCTCAGCCGCGTGGTGGAGCTGGCGGGGGCTTCCTCGGGAGACGCGCTCGCCGAGAACGAGATGACCGAGGGCCTGGGCGCGGTGGCCCGCACGGCGCCCGAGGAGCTGGTGCTGGCGCTGCGCACCGCGACGGACCGGGATCGGGACGCGACGACCCAACTGCTGTCGCGTGGCTTCGTCCAGGCCGCCGAGTCGGAGCACCCGTTCTGGAAGTCGCTGCGCAAGAGCATGGGCGCCTCGGACCCGAAGCTGGCCGACTTCGCCCGCTCGCTGGAGGGGACGCTGTCGCGGCAGGTCGCCGAGGCCAAGGCGCCCAAGCCCACGACGTCCCTCGCCCAGCCCCTGGCGCCCACCGTCGTCGCGCCCGGCGCTTCCAAGCCGACGACCGCCGAGAGCCGTCCCGGAGGGTGA
- a CDS encoding single-stranded DNA-binding protein, translated as MAGGVNKVILIGNLGADPEVRFTPGGQAVANFRIATSDNWTDKNGQKQERTEWHRIVVWGKLAELCGEYLKKGRQCYIEGRLQTREWTDKENRKNYTTEVVASGVTFLGGRDGAGASGGGGGRGGGGGYSQQRGGGQSQGGYDDYGSGPPMDDGGGHMSAGGGGDDDIPF; from the coding sequence ATGGCTGGAGGCGTCAACAAGGTCATCCTCATTGGCAACCTGGGGGCGGACCCGGAAGTGCGCTTCACCCCGGGTGGGCAGGCGGTGGCCAACTTCCGCATCGCGACCAGCGACAACTGGACCGACAAGAACGGCCAGAAGCAGGAGCGCACCGAGTGGCACCGCATCGTGGTGTGGGGCAAGCTCGCGGAGCTGTGCGGTGAGTATTTGAAGAAGGGCCGCCAGTGCTACATCGAGGGCCGCCTGCAGACGCGCGAGTGGACCGACAAGGAAAACCGCAAGAACTACACCACCGAGGTGGTGGCCAGCGGCGTGACGTTCCTCGGTGGCCGTGATGGCGCCGGCGCGAGCGGCGGCGGTGGCGGTCGGGGCGGCGGAGGCGGTTACTCGCAGCAGCGGGGCGGTGGCCAGAGCCAGGGCGGCTACGACGACTACGGCTCGGGCCCGCCCATGGACGATGGCGGTGGCCACATGAGCGCTGGCGGCGGCGGGGACGACGACATTCCGTTCTAG
- a CDS encoding succinate dehydrogenase: MSTQAAAAALPQKTPLLQSRLGSFLAVVPLSIWVVNHLWDNLAAFQGAQAWQTAVTEYKHPYSQILTFIIVLLPLLFHTGWGIVRLLSFRPNNLAYNNYGNLKYILQRIASVGVLAFLGAHIWLAFLQPRLVYGAVEPFAAISYEMRWHPPTLIVYTLGILGTAYHLANGLQGFAMGWGLLASERSMRRFEPWTIVIFLVLLAMGWGVLYAMFQAGGTEAIMQAREAIVRTRGDMH, from the coding sequence ATGAGCACCCAAGCCGCCGCCGCCGCCCTCCCCCAGAAGACACCGCTCCTCCAGTCCCGTCTGGGCTCGTTCCTCGCCGTGGTACCGCTGAGCATCTGGGTGGTGAACCACCTGTGGGACAACCTCGCCGCCTTCCAGGGCGCCCAGGCCTGGCAGACCGCGGTGACCGAGTACAAGCACCCCTACTCGCAGATCCTCACCTTCATCATCGTGCTGCTGCCCCTGCTGTTCCACACGGGCTGGGGCATCGTGCGACTGCTGAGCTTCCGGCCCAACAACCTCGCCTACAACAACTACGGCAACCTCAAGTACATCCTCCAGCGCATCGCCTCCGTGGGCGTGCTCGCCTTCCTGGGCGCCCACATCTGGCTGGCCTTCCTCCAGCCGCGGCTCGTGTACGGCGCGGTCGAGCCCTTCGCCGCCATCTCCTATGAGATGCGCTGGCACCCGCCCACGCTCATCGTCTACACGCTGGGCATCCTCGGCACCGCGTACCACCTGGCCAACGGCCTCCAGGGCTTCGCCATGGGCTGGGGCCTGCTCGCCAGCGAGCGCTCCATGCGCCGCTTCGAGCCGTGGACCATCGTCATCTTCCTCGTGCTGCTGGCGATGGGCTGGGGCGTGCTCTACGCCATGTTCCAGGCCGGCGGCACCGAGGCCATCATGCAGGCGCGCGAAGCCATCGTTCGGACCCGGGGCGACATGCACTGA
- a CDS encoding Hsp33 family molecular chaperone HslO has product MADELVSGLLKESDLRVVLVTTGALSRRARELHRSSSASASLMAQALTAGALLAALQKNDSRINLQLECDGPLRGLFVDGDGSGVLRGYAKNPLVSHEGLDGEYHWRPVLGNKGFLSVLRALGDGENYRSAVELESFDLAKDLERYFTISDQVPSRVYLTVLPEGEERLGLVAGLLLQPLPNGDTQTFRTLGDRLAQDFEPTVRALAGQGTSALLKALVPQSDLEVMSRYPVSFTCSCSKDRVKRALVSLGREELLDILAKDGKAEADCHFCTTHYVVTGEEIQEILAVMDQAAS; this is encoded by the coding sequence ATGGCCGATGAACTCGTCAGTGGATTGTTGAAGGAGTCCGACCTGCGCGTGGTGCTCGTCACCACGGGCGCTCTGTCGCGCCGGGCGCGGGAACTGCACCGCTCGTCCTCGGCGTCGGCCTCGTTGATGGCGCAGGCGCTCACCGCGGGGGCGCTGCTCGCCGCGCTGCAGAAGAACGACTCGCGCATCAACCTCCAGTTGGAGTGTGACGGGCCCCTGCGCGGCCTCTTCGTGGACGGGGATGGGTCGGGCGTGCTGCGGGGCTACGCGAAGAATCCGCTCGTGTCCCACGAGGGCCTGGACGGCGAGTATCACTGGCGTCCGGTGCTGGGGAACAAGGGCTTCCTCTCGGTGCTACGCGCCCTGGGGGATGGGGAGAACTACCGCTCCGCGGTGGAGCTGGAGAGCTTCGACCTGGCCAAGGACCTGGAGCGCTACTTCACCATCTCGGATCAGGTGCCCTCGCGCGTCTACCTCACCGTGCTGCCGGAGGGGGAGGAGCGTCTGGGGCTCGTGGCCGGTCTGCTCCTGCAGCCGCTGCCCAATGGGGACACTCAGACCTTCCGGACGCTCGGGGACCGGCTCGCCCAGGACTTCGAGCCCACCGTGCGGGCGCTCGCCGGCCAGGGGACGTCCGCCCTGCTCAAGGCGCTCGTGCCCCAGTCGGACCTGGAGGTCATGTCCCGCTACCCCGTCTCCTTCACGTGCAGTTGTAGCAAGGACCGGGTCAAGCGGGCGTTGGTGTCGCTGGGCCGCGAGGAGCTGTTGGACATCCTCGCCAAGGACGGCAAGGCGGAGGCGGACTGTCACTTCTGCACCACGCACTACGTGGTCACCGGCGAGGAAATCCAGGAGATCCTGGCGGTGATGGACCAGGCGGCGAGCTGA